In a single window of the Coregonus clupeaformis isolate EN_2021a chromosome 10, ASM2061545v1, whole genome shotgun sequence genome:
- the LOC121575135 gene encoding NADH-cytochrome b5 reductase 3: MKYALSTTVAVTAGVVLLSTVGIIVALYLGKKKKPPVTLLDSTKKYQLTLIDKEVINHDTRRFRFRLPSVEHILGLPVGNHVYLSARIDGSLVVRPYTPVSSDDDKGYVDLVVKIYFRNVHLKFPDGGKMSQYLESLQLGDVVDFRGPGGLLEYKGHGQFAVQTDKKYPAEIKVASTVGLIAGGTGITPMLQLVRAIMKDPSDRTTCSLLYANQTEKDILLRDELEEVQVRHPDRFKLWFTVDRAPKGWEYSEGFINADMIQEHLPAPSDDTLVLMCGPPPMIQFACNPNLDKLGYRQSQRFAY, from the exons ATGAAGTACGCATTG TCCACGACGGTAGCTGTGACTGCTGGGGTGGTATTGCTGTCCACTGTGGGCATAATTGTAGCCCTCTATCTAGGCAAGAAGAAGAAGCCTCCAGTCACCTTGCTTGACTCTACTAAAAAATACCAGCTAACGCTCATCGACAAAGAG GTGATCAACCATGATACTCGCAGGTTCCGCTTTCGACTTCCCTCAGTAGAACATATCCTGGGACTGCCTGTAG GGAATCATGTATACCTCTCTGCCCGTATTGACGGCAGCCtggtagtcagaccatacacacCTGTGTCCAGCGACGACGACAAAGGATATGTTGACCTGGTTGTGAAG ATCTACTTCAGGAATGTGCACCTCAAGTTTCCTGACGGGGGGAAGATGTCCCAGTACCTGGAGAGTTTGCAGCTGGGAGACGTGGTAGACTTCAGAGGACCAGGAGGCCTGCTGGAGTACAAAGGACATG GGCAGTTTGCAGTTCAGACAGACAAAAAGTATCCTGCTGAGATAAAAGTTGCCAGTACTGTGGGTCTGATAGCTGGAGGAACAG GCATCACCCCTATGCTACAGCTGGTGCGAGCTATCATGAAGGACCCCAGTGACAGGACCACCTGCAGCCTGCTGTATGCCAACCAG ACTGAGAAGGACATCCTGCTGAGGGATGAGCTGGAGGAGGTCCAAGTCAGACACCCAGACCGCTTCAAGCTGTGGTTTACAGTGGACAGGGCACCCAAGG GCTGGGAGTACAGTGAGGGCTTCATCAACGCGGACATGATCCAGGAGCACCTGCCCGCCCCCAGTGACGACACCTTGGTGCTCATGTGCGGTCCGCCCCCCATGATCCAGTTTGCCTGCAACCCAAACCTGGACAAGTTGGGCTACCGGCAGAGTCAGCGCTTTGCCTACTAG
- the LOC121575134 gene encoding aminopeptidase B gives MEKSLKLHSDLAEDVATSSSFRQFKIKHFHLDLSVDFEKRTLRGTETLQLKCIQDSQSELLLDIHPSLSMQEVSYCRSEDDSDSVKVEFLTRNFTSYGTTLVVKFPSPCKIEEQFRVVVKFVASDGPGVCWLDPEQTAGKAKPYVFTQGQAVLNRSFFPCFDTPAVKSTYSASVKVPDGFTAVMSASKGEHRMANNTFLFTMEQPIPSYLVALAVGDLVSAEVGPRTRVWTEPCLLQAAKQEYDGVIEEFLAVGEKLFGPYVWGRYDVLFMPPSFPFGGMENPCLTFVTPCLLVGDRSLADVIVHEICHSWFGNLVTNANWGDFWLNEGFTMYAQRRVCREIYGEAITSLEAATGRALLRQHMDNTGEDHPLNKLRVKIKPGVDPDDTYNETPYEKGFCFVSYLAHLAGEQSHFDAFLKAYVDKFKFCSVMAEDALEFFLEYFPDLKKKGVHNIEGLEFDSWLNVPGWPPYLPDLSAGQSLMKPAEQLSELWAAEGLDMASIKKTNIQSWETYQAVYFLEKIIEKSPLPRGNMEKLEEQYPHIVKSNNAELRLRWALLVANNHHQPGYQHVRSFLSCQGKQKYTLPVYRALWNGSAETRALATEIFNATSHQLHVNVHNYVKKIIGAEHAI, from the exons ATGGAAAAATCTCTCAAACTGCACTCCGATCTCGCAGAAGACGTGGCTACGTCCTCGAGCTTTCGTCAATTCAAGATAAAACACTTCCACTTGGATCTAAGCGTGGACTTTGAGAAGAGAACTTTGAGAGGAACTGAAACGCTACAGCTGAAATGCATCCAAGATTCTCAAAGCGAGCTACTGTTGGacattcatccctctctctcaatgCAAGAGGTGTCCTACTGCCGAAGTGAAGATGATTCGGATTCGGTGAAAGTAGAATTCCTGACGCGCAACTTCACCAGTTATGGCACCACACTGGTTGTAAAATTCCCATCACCATGTAAAATTGAGGAACAGTTTCGAGTGGTGGTCAAGTTTGTTGCATCCGATGGACCAGGG GTGTGCTGGCTGGATCCAGAGCAGACAGCTGGGAAGGCCAAGCCTTACGTCTTCACCCAGGGCCAGGCCGTGCTCAACCGCTCCTTCTTCCCCTGCTTTGACACGCCGGCCGTCAAGAGCACCTACTCGGCCTCCGTGAAG GTTCCTGATGGTTTCACAGCAGTGATGAGTGCCAGTAAAGGAGAACACAGGATGGCAAACAACACGTTCCTGTTCACCATGGAACAGCCCATCCCCTCCTACCTGGTGGCCTTGGCTGTAGGAGACTTGGTCTCTGCTGAGGTTGGGCCAAG GACCCGAGTGTGGACAGAGCCATGCCTACTGCAGGCAGCCAAGCAGGAGTACGACGGAGTCATCGAGGAATTTCTGGCTGTGGGGGAGAAACTATTTGGACCCTACGTCTGGGGAAG GTATGACGTGCTGTTCATGCCACCGTCATTCCCCTTCGGGGGCATGGAGAACCCCTGCCTCACCTTCGTCACCCCCTGCCTCCTGGTCGGAGACCGCTCACTGGCTGACGTCATCGTGCACGAGATCTGCCACAGCTGGTTCGGTAATCTGGTAACCAATGCCAACTGGGGCGACTTCTGGCTCAACGAGGGCTTCACCATGTACGCCCAGCGCCGGGTGTGCAGGGAGATCTACG GAGAGGCCATCACTAGTCTGGAGGCAGCGACTGGGAGGGCTTTACTCAGACAGCACATGGACAACACCGGAGAGGACCACCCTCTCAACAAACTGCGTGTGAAGATCAAACCAG GTGTTGACCCTGATGACACTTACAATGAGACGCCTTATGAGAAGGGCTTCTGTTTCGTCTCCTACCTGGCCCACCTGGCTGGAGAACAGAGTCACTTCGATGCCTTCCTCAAG GCCTACGTTGACAAGTTCAAGTTCTGCAGTGTTATGGCCGAGGACGCCCTGGAGTTCTTCCTGGAGTATTTCCCTGACCTGAAGAAGAAAGGAGTACACAATATTGAGG GTCTGGAATTTGATAGCTGGCTCAATGTGCCCGGTTGGCCTCCCTATCTCCCTGACCTGTCGGCTGGCCAGAGCCTGATGAAGCCTGCTGAGCAGCTGTCAGAGCTGTGGGCTGCCGAGGGCCTGGATATGGCCAGCATCAAGAAGACCAACATCCAGTCCTGGGAGACTTACCAGGCTGTCTACTTCTTGGAGAAGATCATAGAGAAGTCCCCACTGCCTAGAG GTAATATGGAGAAACTGGAGGAGCAGTACCCTCACATCGTGAAGTCAAACAACGCTGAGCTACGACTGCGCTGGGCCCTGCTCGTCGCCAATAATCATCACCAGCCAGGATATCAACATGTGCGCAGTTTCCTCAGCTGCCAG GGGAAACAGAAGTACACATTGCCTGTGTACCGTGCACTGTGGAATGGATCAGCGGAGACCAGGGCTCTGGCCACAGAGATCTTCAATGCCACCTCCCATCAGCTCCATGTCAACGTCCACAACTACGTCAAGAAGATCATAGGAGCTGAACATGCGATCTAG